A portion of the Thunnus albacares chromosome 23, fThuAlb1.1, whole genome shotgun sequence genome contains these proteins:
- the nup50 gene encoding nuclear pore complex protein Nup50: MAKRIADKELTDRNWDQEEEGEEAGTFSVASDSVLKNRAIKKAKRRNIGAEGEVSTAFKGFKGFSMTPASAASGASTPTLFSGFGNGGGFKGLGGLTNGNSIAPPSFGGFSSPAAATSSATPGLTFNGPASAKPTDDITGKQTNGSTPSLTQSSSSCSSSSSSSSSVSNKEYSRQLTALNCSVRDWITKHVNDNPLCDLNPIFRDYERHLASIERQYGAGSADGGSEEKKKQGGMLPTTATPPPPSSSSSSSSSSSSSSAAPAPAAALFSFGKDTTGDSGRDKSAAAAAPIPAGVTFNFGQKVDSSALGSLGSKSTPPSFSFSSSASSSQSSLFGAAGSAAPLSFSGKKAEDAQPADENGDEESEEPPKPEIKEVQEDDAFYSKKCKMFYKKESEFKEKGVGTLHLKQTADGKTQMIIRADTNLGNILLNIIVQASMPCSRVGKNNVMVVCVPNPPVDDKNPTSPVPLLIRVKTAEDADELHKTLEEKKG; this comes from the exons ATGGCGAAGAGGATCGCTGATAAAGAGCTAACGGACAGGAACTGggatcaggaggaggagggagaggag GCCGGGACGTTTTCAGTTGCGAGCGACTCTGTGTTGAAGAACCGGGCGATTAAGAAAGCCAAACGTCGCAACATTGGAGCAGAG GGTGAAGTTAGCACAGCCTTCAAAGGTTTTAAAGGCTTTTCTATGACGCCGGCGTCTGCAGCCAGCGGAGCCTCCACTCCAACGCTGTTCTCTGGTTTCGGGAACGGCGGAGGCTTTAAAGGTCTCGGAGGTCTGACCAACGGAAACAGCATCGCTCCTCCGTCATTCGGAGGTTTCTCATCTCCTGCTGCTGCGACGTCCTCCGCTACACCTG GTCTGACGTTCAACGGCCCCGCCTCCGCCAAGCCCACCGATGACATCACCGGCAAGCAGACCAATGGCTCCACCCCGAGCCTGACTCAAAGCTCGagctcctgcagcagcagcagcagcagcagcagcagtgtcagCAACAAGGAGTACAGCCGGCAGCTCACCGCGCTCAACTGCTCGGTGCGGGACTGGATCACCAAGCACGTGAACGACAACCCTCTGTGCGACCTCAACCCCATCTTCAGGGATTATGAGCGGCACCTGGCCAGCATCGAGCGGCAGTACGGCGCCGGATCTGCCGACGGAGGCtcggaggagaagaagaagcagggaGGGATGCTGCCAACCACagccacccctcctcctccttcctcctcttcttcctcgtccagcagcagcagcagcagctcggcgGCTCCGGCGCCAGCCGCCGCTTTGTTCTCCTTTGGCAAAGATACGACGGGAGACTCAGGCCGGGACAAAagcgccgccgccgccgctccGATCCCCGCCGGCGTCACGTTTAACTTCGGTCAGAAGGTGGACAGCTCGGCTCTGGGCTCCTTAGGCTCCAAATCGACGCCTCCCagcttctccttctcctccagcGCCTCCTCCAGCCAGAGCTCCCTGTTCGGAGCTGCCGGCTCTGCCGCTCCGCTGTCCTTCAGCGGGAAGAAAGCCGAGGACGCTCAGCCTGCAG ACGAGAACGGAGACGAAGAGTCGGAGGAGCCGCCGAAACCTGAGATCAAAGAGGTTCAAGAGGACGACGCCTTTTACTCAAAGAA GTGTAAAATGTTCTACAAGAAGGAGTCTGAGTTCAAAGAGAAAGGAGTGGGAACTCTGCACCTCAAACAGACAGCGGACGGAAAAACTCAGATGATCATTCGCGCCGACACCAATCTGG GAAACATCCTGCTGAACATCATCGTGCAGGCGTCCATGCCGTGCTCCAGAGTCGGTAAGAACAACGTGATGGTGGTTTGCGTCCCCAACCCGCCCGTCGACGACAAGAACCCCACCAGCCCCGTCCCCCTCCTCATCCGGGTCAAGACCGCAGAGGACGCCGACGAGCTCCACAAGACcctggaggagaagaaaggcTGA